A genomic window from Quercus lobata isolate SW786 chromosome 10, ValleyOak3.0 Primary Assembly, whole genome shotgun sequence includes:
- the LOC115962749 gene encoding mitochondrial pyruvate carrier 1, with translation MASFRAFWNSPVGPKTTHFWGPVANWGFVAAGLADINKPPEMISGNMTGAMCIYSALFMRFAWMVQPRNYLLLACHVSNETVQLYQLSRWAKGQGYLSQKKEESTSQ, from the exons ATGGCTTCGTTCCGAGCATTCTGGAACAGTCCGGTTGGTCCGAAAACAACTCACTTTTGGGGACCTGTTGCTAATTGGGGTTTCGTCGCAGCT GGGTTGGCGGATATAAATAAACCTCCAGAAATGATTTCCGGCAACATGACAGGAG CAATGTGTATCTACTCGGCACTGTTCATGAGATTTGCGTGGATGGTACAGCCTCGCAACTATCTACTTCTAGCATGCCATGTCTCAAATGAGACCGTTCAACTCTATCAACTCTCACGATGGGCAAAGGGCCAAGG GTACTTGTCACAGAAGAAAGAGGAATCTACATCTCAGTAA